A genomic window from Paucibacter sp. KCTC 42545 includes:
- a CDS encoding patatin-like phospholipase family protein, with the protein MFLRRFGWLASICVLVALPAAAQSEPESNPNKIGLVLSGGGARGLAHVGVLKVLERERIPVDVIAGTSMGAIIGGLYASGMSATDLERELLQVVWGNIFAGRVDRQLLSQRRKEEDFEFSAAVELGMRDGEIRLPQSTLSSRGLEILLRRLTMPVRHISNFDQLPTPFRAVATDMETGAQAVLGDGDLALAMRSSMSVPAVFAPIEVNERLLGDGALVNNLPVDVAWRMGARRLIAVNVGTPLAGRKALTSLLGLTGQMINILTEQNVQHSLAALLQTDILITPRLDQLGAGDFERSKDFIQAGAAAAEAMLPQLHELALAPEAYAAWQLSRIQITKSDPQIKSIEFAGTELTHPERFKAQLESAPGQVFNTERAERDSRFLASSGDYERVDYHVEGRPGGDALVFTMDDKFWGPNYFRIGLDLSTDLDGESAFNLRISHNRHWLTPTGTEWRNQLTIGQTPRLFSEIYQPLSFQLGRSNDWFVSGWGELERHNFTIYRETSDIAAARLQRQSATLGFDLGQPWGSLGELRLGLKHQTWRNSVKLMTIDLPDARIETPWHETGLRLRLVVDQLDFANFPLSGYRLLLEGIGGKQSGGDVRNADFQRAEMQATWVRSWGVHTLNLHTRGLLAIQPEDSAQGPFSLGGFQLLSGYQPGQLVGDTLLFGRASYYQRLRDNPLFARGFFLGGSLELGNAWKRSDPLKPRDLRPAASLFVGADTGLGPLYLALGYAPKGSTVVYLFIGRP; encoded by the coding sequence GTGTTTCTGCGCCGCTTCGGCTGGCTGGCTTCGATTTGTGTCTTGGTGGCTTTGCCGGCAGCGGCACAGTCAGAGCCCGAAAGCAACCCCAACAAAATCGGCCTAGTGCTCTCCGGCGGCGGCGCCCGTGGCCTGGCCCATGTGGGCGTGCTCAAAGTGCTGGAGCGCGAGCGCATCCCCGTCGACGTGATTGCCGGCACCTCGATGGGCGCCATCATCGGCGGTCTCTACGCCAGCGGCATGAGCGCCACCGACCTTGAGCGCGAGTTGCTGCAAGTGGTCTGGGGCAATATCTTCGCGGGGCGAGTGGATCGCCAACTGCTCTCGCAACGCCGCAAAGAGGAAGACTTCGAGTTCTCCGCCGCCGTCGAGCTGGGCATGCGGGACGGCGAGATTCGCCTGCCGCAAAGCACGCTGTCGAGCCGCGGCCTGGAGATCTTGCTGCGCCGCTTAACCATGCCAGTGCGCCACATCAGCAATTTCGATCAGCTGCCCACGCCCTTCCGCGCTGTGGCCACCGATATGGAAACCGGCGCGCAGGCCGTGCTGGGTGACGGCGACTTGGCGCTGGCCATGCGCTCGAGCATGAGCGTGCCGGCGGTGTTCGCCCCCATCGAGGTGAACGAGCGCCTGTTGGGCGATGGCGCCTTGGTCAACAACTTGCCAGTCGACGTGGCCTGGCGCATGGGCGCGCGCCGCCTCATCGCGGTCAATGTGGGCACGCCCTTGGCGGGGCGCAAAGCGCTGACGTCTTTGCTGGGCCTGACCGGGCAGATGATCAATATCCTGACCGAACAGAATGTGCAGCACAGCCTGGCCGCCTTGCTGCAGACCGATATTCTGATCACGCCACGGCTGGATCAACTCGGCGCCGGCGACTTCGAGCGCAGCAAAGACTTCATCCAAGCCGGCGCCGCCGCCGCCGAAGCCATGCTGCCGCAGCTGCACGAATTGGCCCTGGCGCCCGAGGCCTACGCCGCCTGGCAGCTCAGCCGCATCCAGATCACGAAGTCCGACCCGCAAATCAAGAGCATTGAATTTGCCGGCACCGAGCTGACCCACCCGGAGCGCTTCAAGGCCCAGCTGGAATCCGCCCCGGGCCAAGTCTTCAACACCGAACGCGCCGAGCGCGACTCGCGCTTTCTGGCCTCCTCGGGAGACTACGAGCGGGTGGATTACCACGTGGAGGGCCGCCCCGGCGGCGACGCCCTGGTCTTCACCATGGACGACAAGTTCTGGGGCCCCAACTACTTCCGCATCGGTCTGGATCTGAGCACCGACCTGGACGGCGAAAGCGCCTTCAATCTGCGCATCTCGCACAACCGGCATTGGCTCACCCCCACCGGCACCGAATGGCGCAACCAGCTCACCATCGGGCAAACGCCCCGCCTCTTCAGCGAGATCTATCAGCCGCTGAGCTTTCAGCTGGGCCGCTCCAACGACTGGTTTGTGTCCGGCTGGGGCGAGTTGGAACGCCACAACTTCACCATCTACCGCGAGACCTCGGACATCGCCGCGGCCCGGCTGCAGCGCCAATCCGCCACCCTGGGTTTCGACCTCGGCCAGCCCTGGGGCAGCCTGGGAGAACTCCGCTTAGGGCTCAAGCACCAGACCTGGCGCAATAGCGTCAAGCTGATGACCATCGACCTGCCGGACGCGCGGATTGAAACGCCTTGGCATGAAACCGGCCTGCGCCTGCGCCTGGTGGTGGACCAGCTGGACTTTGCCAACTTCCCGCTCAGCGGCTACCGCCTCTTGCTCGAAGGCATCGGCGGCAAACAGTCCGGCGGCGATGTACGTAACGCCGATTTCCAGCGGGCCGAAATGCAGGCCACCTGGGTGCGCAGCTGGGGCGTGCACACCCTCAATCTGCACACCCGCGGCTTGCTGGCAATTCAGCCGGAAGACTCGGCCCAAGGCCCCTTCTCGCTCGGCGGCTTCCAGCTGCTATCGGGTTATCAGCCGGGCCAGTTGGTCGGCGACACCTTGCTGTTCGGCCGCGCCAGCTATTACCAGCGCCTGCGCGACAACCCCTTGTTCGCCCGCGGATTTTTCCTGGGCGGCTCCTTGGAGCTGGGCAATGCCTGGAAGCGCAGCGACCCCCTCAAGCCCCGCGATCTGCGCCCGGCGGCCAGCCTGTTTGTGGGCGCCGACACGGGTTTAGGCCCGCTGTATCTGGCCCTGGGCTATGCGCCAAAGGGCAGCACCGTCGTCTATCTCTTCATCGGCCGGCCCTGA
- a CDS encoding DUF1631 family protein — protein sequence MPAITLNDILEEAHAQLPGLSRALLNSIQDELKAKPQHFLLQDPWRRLQHSFMADFESSLRTLLAPRNISDAPLQAPSLASLNSLSLVDERQALQDVAIAHVITTVEQHCLPELHQLGNFFAALRGTARARKNDNPLRPGLFAQALLAAFSSFDFDAERRYGLMQAAATPLAEGLHRLYAQLCAKLRAAEVGDLLISHASNIQDKNADLRFIEARRITEPATLDGLARRVHQRNTQAAGLDGSAAAEPVFIKVGGRDLLSRLYEQILADPRLLPPLKALLARLQVAVVRLSRTDTSLLHRQDHPTWRLLNRVAAHGMAFERPDDEALQTFLQFMDRELPLLIDSPTISAALFQTVLDHVDAHISTQVQQRSKGSVQALASLEREQSRSEWLQLLNEQIRAQIVGAPLGPRLLLFLQTQWPKVITQAMVTHGPEAEPVAAWIEWVDRLLDSLRELPAEADRIALRQKLPALVDGFRKGCDSIGLAQSASDPVLQELMQLHGRILRGLPALPPGYKLPPQAVPQGDGHQAPTPEAQLTRLLEERESRQPDHWTNTKVDRGQLPTVPVQLYDQPASALAKAAVAAWMEGLQVGNWYHLFSQGEWLTAQVAWVSESKQFYLLVGQDPEERRSLTRGAIEKLLANGLITILDESSLVQRAVDTLMQDLDEGGG from the coding sequence ATGCCCGCAATCACCCTGAACGACATCCTGGAAGAAGCCCACGCGCAGCTGCCGGGCTTGAGTCGTGCGCTGTTGAATAGCATCCAGGATGAACTCAAGGCCAAGCCGCAACACTTCTTGCTGCAAGACCCCTGGCGGCGTTTGCAGCACAGCTTCATGGCGGACTTCGAGTCCTCGCTGCGCACCCTGCTGGCCCCCCGCAATATCAGCGACGCGCCTTTGCAAGCGCCGTCCCTGGCCAGCCTGAACAGCTTGAGCCTGGTGGATGAACGCCAGGCCCTGCAAGACGTGGCCATCGCCCACGTGATCACCACGGTAGAGCAGCACTGCCTGCCGGAGCTGCACCAGCTCGGCAACTTCTTCGCCGCCCTGCGTGGCACTGCGCGCGCGCGCAAGAACGACAACCCGCTGCGCCCGGGCCTGTTTGCCCAGGCCTTGCTGGCCGCGTTTTCCAGCTTTGATTTCGATGCCGAGCGCCGCTACGGCCTGATGCAGGCCGCTGCCACGCCGCTGGCCGAAGGACTGCATCGGCTCTACGCGCAGCTGTGCGCCAAGTTGCGCGCCGCCGAGGTCGGTGACCTGCTGATCAGCCACGCCTCCAATATCCAGGACAAGAACGCGGACCTGCGCTTCATCGAAGCCCGCCGCATCACCGAGCCTGCCACCTTGGACGGGCTGGCGCGGCGCGTGCATCAACGCAATACCCAGGCCGCCGGCCTGGACGGCAGCGCCGCCGCAGAGCCTGTATTCATCAAGGTCGGCGGCCGCGATCTGCTGAGCCGGCTGTACGAACAAATCCTGGCCGACCCTCGCCTGCTGCCGCCACTGAAGGCCCTGCTGGCCCGCCTGCAGGTGGCCGTGGTGCGTTTGTCTCGCACCGACACCAGCCTGCTGCACCGCCAAGACCACCCAACCTGGCGCCTGCTCAATCGCGTGGCCGCCCACGGCATGGCGTTTGAGCGCCCCGATGACGAAGCGCTGCAGACCTTTTTGCAGTTCATGGACCGCGAGTTGCCGCTGCTGATCGACAGCCCGACGATCAGCGCCGCCTTGTTTCAAACGGTGCTGGACCATGTCGATGCCCACATCAGCACCCAGGTGCAACAGCGCAGCAAGGGCAGCGTTCAAGCCCTGGCCTCGCTGGAGCGCGAGCAAAGCCGCAGTGAATGGCTGCAGCTGCTGAACGAGCAAATCCGCGCCCAAATCGTTGGCGCACCGCTGGGCCCACGCCTGCTGCTTTTTCTGCAGACCCAATGGCCCAAGGTCATCACCCAAGCCATGGTGACCCATGGCCCCGAGGCCGAGCCAGTGGCCGCTTGGATCGAATGGGTGGATCGCCTGCTCGACAGTCTGCGCGAACTGCCCGCCGAGGCGGACCGCATCGCCCTGCGCCAAAAATTGCCCGCGCTGGTCGATGGCTTCCGCAAAGGTTGCGACAGCATTGGCCTGGCTCAAAGTGCCAGCGACCCGGTGCTGCAAGAGTTGATGCAACTGCACGGCCGCATCCTGCGTGGCCTGCCCGCCCTGCCGCCTGGCTACAAGTTGCCACCACAAGCCGTGCCACAAGGCGATGGCCATCAGGCGCCAACGCCGGAAGCGCAGCTGACCCGCTTGCTGGAAGAGCGTGAATCACGCCAACCCGATCACTGGACCAATACCAAGGTCGACCGTGGCCAGTTGCCTACCGTGCCGGTGCAGCTTTACGACCAACCCGCTTCCGCACTGGCCAAGGCAGCAGTGGCGGCCTGGATGGAAGGCCTGCAGGTGGGCAATTGGTACCACCTGTTCAGCCAGGGCGAATGGCTGACCGCCCAGGTCGCCTGGGTCAGCGAGAGCAAGCAGTTCTATTTGCTGGTCGGCCAAGACCCCGAGGAGCGCCGCTCACTCACCCGCGGCGCGATCGAGAAGCTGCTGGCCAACGGCCTGATCACCATCCTGGATGAAAGCAGCTTGGTGCAGCGCGCCGTCGACACCTTGATGCAAGACCTGGACGAAGGTGGCGGCTAA
- the yihA gene encoding ribosome biogenesis GTP-binding protein YihA/YsxC, giving the protein MTNTSATPQQTPVADPSDKVVLGWTHTARFLTTASELVHLPPNELPEIAFVGRSNAGKSTAINTLAQQKRLAFASKTPGRTQHINLFELGPKDAADAWFADLPGYGYAAVAKAAKLRWQKVMADYLGTRRSLSGVVLMVDSRLGLTELDKQLLEFVTPRVRNGEIKLLVLLTKSDKLNRKEADAALFATQDFLGGIVTEESDVSVTLFSALKKKGVEDVARALHEWAHPKAQPAAETAEEAEPADAAPPAPAAAS; this is encoded by the coding sequence ATGACCAACACCTCTGCAACGCCGCAACAAACCCCTGTGGCTGATCCTTCCGACAAGGTGGTGTTGGGCTGGACCCACACCGCACGATTCCTGACCACGGCCAGCGAATTGGTGCACCTGCCGCCCAATGAATTGCCCGAGATTGCCTTTGTTGGCCGCTCCAACGCCGGCAAGTCCACCGCCATCAATACGCTGGCCCAGCAAAAGCGTCTGGCCTTCGCGTCCAAGACGCCGGGCCGCACGCAGCACATCAATTTGTTTGAGCTCGGCCCCAAAGATGCCGCCGATGCCTGGTTCGCCGACTTGCCCGGCTACGGCTACGCGGCCGTGGCCAAGGCGGCCAAGCTGCGCTGGCAAAAAGTGATGGCCGATTACCTGGGCACGCGCCGCAGCCTTTCCGGCGTGGTGCTGATGGTGGATTCGCGCCTGGGCCTGACCGAGCTGGACAAGCAGCTGCTGGAATTCGTGACACCGCGCGTGCGCAACGGCGAAATCAAGCTGCTGGTGCTCTTGACCAAATCCGACAAGCTCAATCGCAAAGAGGCCGATGCGGCGCTGTTCGCAACGCAAGACTTCCTGGGCGGCATCGTCACCGAGGAGTCGGATGTGTCGGTGACCCTGTTCTCAGCACTGAAGAAGAAGGGCGTGGAAGACGTTGCCCGTGCCTTGCATGAGTGGGCGCACCCCAAGGCGCAGCCAGCGGCCGAAACCGCTGAAGAGGCTGAGCCTGCCGATGCCGCACCGCCGGCGCCCGCCGCCGCGAGTTGA